The genomic DNA CAGCTGGCGGAACGATACCGAGGAGACGAAGATGTTGCTGATCGACGAGGATGCGCGGCAGGACGCACTCGACGCGCTGACCGACGCCGGTACCTGGATCGCCAGCGCAGCGCATTGGACAGAGATTGACCGGACGGTCGCCACGATGGCTGCCGCCGCGGCCACCGGGGACGTCCAGCTACTGACGACGGCCACCGCCCATCTCGAATACCTCAGCACGCGAAGGGCGACCGACGCGGGCAAGGGACCGAAGACGCCGCCGCCGGAACCGGTCAGGGACCGGCTGAACGAAACCATCCACAAGATCGGAAAATAGCGGCGGTCGGCCGGTCAGCCGCCGACGTGCACGAAGGCGGCCCAGACCGACGGGTAGGCCGGGTAGCGGGCGCGCAACGCCACGGTCGTGGCGTGCAGTGCCGGTTGCACGCGGTCCGTCGAATAACCGCCGTCGGGGAAGACACGGTCGTAGAAGGCCGCGACCGCGCGCCGAGCCGGTCGGTCGGGGACGGGCCAGAGGGTCGCCACCACGTGTCGGTAGCCGGCGAGCTGACATGCGGCGGCCAGGTGGATGGCTTCGTCGGTCAGACGCTGGCCTGGCCGCGCCGTGGAACATGCCGACAACACCGCCAACTCGGCGTCGTCCAGCCGAAGCCGGGCCAGATCGACCACGCGCAGCGGCTCGGTCTCGTGGTCGTGCAGCAGCAGGCGGCTCGC from Parafrankia irregularis includes the following:
- a CDS encoding CATRA system-associated protein; its protein translation is MLLIDEDARQDALDALTDAGTWIASAAHWTEIDRTVATMAAAAATGDVQLLTTATAHLEYLSTRRATDAGKGPKTPPPEPVRDRLNETIHKIGK